The genome window TCTTTTCATAATTTATAATATGATTAGTTTGATAGATTAAAGATTCAGAGTAAACTTTAATTCGAAAATTGTATTTACTCAAAATGCAACTGAGTTGCAAAAAGACTTGTCGAAAATTCGCAACTTTTTATCCTTGAAATTATAGTATATCTATCAAGAGGTCTTCAATGTCCAAAAAAGTTTCCAAGCTTCCCGTTACAGTTCTCTCTGGATTCTTAGGAGCTGGTAAAACAACTCTACTCAATCATATTCTAAACAATCGTGAAGGCAAAAAAGTTGCAGTAATTGTAAATGACATGAGCGAAGTGAATATCGATTCCGCACTTGTGCAAAAAGGTGGTGCCGCTTTATCCAGAACGGAAGAAAAACTGGTTGAGATGTCAAATGGATGCATATGTTGTACTTTACGTGAAGATCTACTATTGGAAGTGAAGGATCTAGCTAAACAAGGTAGATTTGATTATCTACTGATTGAATCGACGGGAATATCGGAACCTCTTCCGATCGCAGAAACATTTACTTTCGAAGATGAGAATGGTGAGAGTCTATCGCAATTTGCAAGTTTGGATACAATGGTTACAGTTGTTGATGCAAAAAATTTCCTAAAAGATTATAAATCTCTAGAACTTCTGAGCGATCGTAAAATGGCTGCGGGCGAAGACGACGAAAGATCAATCGTTGATCTTCTTGTTGATCAGATAGAATTTTGTGATACAATACTTGTAAACAAAACTGATTTAATTTCAGATTCGGAAAAAAATGATCTAACAGGAATTATACAAAGTCTCAATCCAGATGCTGAAATTATTTTTACAGACCACAGCAAAGTTAGCCTGGACAAGGTTTTAAACACAGGAAAATTCAATTTCGAAAAGGCATCTCAATCTCCGGGCTGGCTAAAAGAACTAAGAGGCGAGCATACTCCAGAAACAGAAGAATATGGGATTTCGAGTTTTGTTTTTCGATCCAGACGACCATTTCATCCACTTAGATTCTATGATTGGCTAGTTCTAGAAAAGCCTTGGATGGTTCGAGCGAAGGGATTTTTCTGGGTTGCGACAATGTTTGATCACGCTTTCATGCTATCACAAGCAGGGCAATTGTGTAACTATGATGCTGTGGGCTATTGGTGGGCAGCTGTTCCAAAAAAAGATTGGAATCAGGATCTAGAAGGAATCGAATCGATTAAGGAATCATGGGAAGAACCTTACGGAGATCGAAGACAAGAATTAGTTATCATTGGAAAAAAAATGAATCAAGAAAGAATTATTGAGACTTTAGAGGAGTGCTTGCTCACAGACGAAGAACTTACTCAAGGTCCCGAAGTATGGAGTCTATATGATGATCCTTTTTCACAACAAATTGAAATGACAGAAATGTCTGCTTGATCAGATAACATCGGTTGTTGTTCATTGTATTATGGTAACGACAACCGTATCAGCAATCTTTAAAATTCCTCTTCCTGAACTTTTTCAAAAATTAACTAATTTTGAAAATATGGTTGAATACAATTCTTCTGTCAAATCCTCTCGTTTAGTTTCCTCATCAAGTGAACTTCCTCGCTACGCAATAGATATTGATATGGGGATAAAGAGATTTCAGTCAGAATATATAATTACTGAATTCATTGAGAACCAGAAAATAATTGCCTATTGTGAAACCAATGATCTCAGATTTGAGGATACATATATTTTCGAAGAAAAGGAAAATGGAACTTACTTTGAGATCACTGATCGAACTTCCTTGAAAGGGCTTCTTTCTTTAAGTGAAATTATTTTGAGACCTATCATGAAAAACCAAATGGAAGCAAACTTAAGAAAACTAATAGAAATCATCGAAAAAGGCAAATAGAGAGAGCAATTTTTTGAATTGACTTTCCAATTAGATATAATCGATTATATCTATGATTTCTCGAACAAGTTTTTTTATAATAATTCTTTCTGCTTCACTATTACTTTCCTTCAATCTAGACATTTCTGCTCAGGAGAATGAATCGATCAAGAATTCTCCGGATTCGAGAGACCGATTTGTCTGTATCAAAATTGCGACAACCGTCGATGGTCAAGAATATGATAAAACATTAAAATGTGAAACTAACGATGCAATTTGTTATGTTATGGAAGGTTTCTCTTTTAGTTGCATCCCAAAAATCAAAAATTCAATTGAACAGAACAAATAAGGATTCTGTTGCTTAATTGAGAACATATCTGCTAACTTCTGATTGCCATCTCTCTTTCATGAGTTTCAATCTTAATGTTAAGATCTTGAACTAATTGAGATAGATTTTGCGAAGATACAGAAATTCCATTGATCGTAGTTGCTAAGACATTTGAAAAGTCACCAATTTCGGACATAGATCTAGAAATTATTTCTGTCTGAGATCTTGATTCCTCAGTGGAATTCTTAATCTCTCTAGATAGTTCCATTACCAAATCTACACCCTGCTTCAATTGTTCGCTTGCCATCGTTTGGGATTCCGCTTGATTATTAAGATAAGCAACCAACTCACGTATTGATCGAATCGCATTTGCTACTTCGGTATACTCTTCAACAGCTGTATCTACTTGATCACTTCCGAGTAAAATCTCTTCATTGCTTTTCTTTATAAGAACATCTATTCCTTTTATACTGGCACTTGTTCTTTCCGCTAAGTTGGATATTTCATCGGCAACAACAGTGAATCCGCGTCCCGCTTCTCCAGCTCTAGCTGCTTCAATTGCTGCATTGAGGGCTAACATATTTACTTTGCTCGAAATCTCATTAATGATTTTTAGAATTTTGTTCATCTCTTGAAAACTCAAGCGAATGGATTTCATACTATCTTTCATGAACGTAATTTTTTTCTCGGCGATCTGATTACGTTCAATCATTTTGTCAATTTTATCCAGAATATTATTGGTCTCATTCGAAATTAAATCATTAGAAGTTGTTATCTGATTCACATCGGATCTTGATTCTTTCATTCGTGATTCTTGATTAATAGATTTATCTGTTATAGAATTTACTCCAGCTTCCAACTCTTCAATACTCGCTACAATTTCTTCAACAGTGGAAACTTGATGAGATGCCTGTTCCGATACGGAAGACACAGTATTAGCGAGATTCTGAGATACGGATAGAACTTCTCTTGAATTTTCTTTAATATTCTTTTTTATAAAATCATTTAGATCCGAAGCTCTTTGTACTTCGAGTTGGATTAGATGAGAATTTTTTCTAAAAATTCGAATTGTTAGTACACCAACAGAATAAATCATTATAAGACCTAAAAGACTATCATAATACTGCAATTTAAAGCTATCTTGAAATTCAGGAAGTACAATGTTACGACAATAAAAATAAAGGCTTGTTGAAGTTGAAACTAGCATTAGCGATGCGACAGATAAAAGCCGAACACCAGCAAATAATGTACATAATGATAGAATTGAAAATGAGAAAAACATATAAGTTGATAAAGCTTGAATAGGGGACACAAAGATTTTGGAAATCATTCCACCCATAATTGCAAGAATCTGAACGACTATGAAAACTATGCTCGCGGTATTGTATCTATTCTTATAAAGAAGGTATAAACTCACCTGAAGTCCTGCAAAAGCAGGAACAATTATAAACATAGTCTTTGCAGCTAATTCTGGTAAAACGATTAAGAGAATTAAATTTCCCCAGAACATAACATTCGAAAACACTATCTGTAAAATTAAAAGATACTTAGCTCTTGCACGACTCAGATAATCAAGATGCTGGTAAGGAGCAAGAATATGGGAAGAAAATTTAGAATAAAGACTCATCTTAGAAAACTATTGGATTCAAATCGATAACAGAATCAAGGAGTTTTCCAAATCCATACCCTTTCTTCAGGATGAGATAACAATTCTAGATTCCACTTTATTGACATCCATTCCATAGTTTTTTCATGAAAGAAAGAAACATGCGTATCATCTCTTGCATAGAACCATTCGGAGAAATTTTCTGACCCGTGCATTCTGTTCCAAGGAAGTGTCATGATAGAAAGTATACTTTTTGGCTTTAAAAGACTTAGAATTTTAGGAATTTCTATTCCTGGGTTATAAAAATGTTCCCACACTTCTGTACAAAAAAGAAAATCAAATTTTATTTTTGGAAAAATTGGAAAATAATTTGGGTCGTAATCATGCATTTCGTATCCATGATTAGATAAAATTTTTGATAAGGCTGGTCCAGGTCCGCAACCATAATCTAATCCAATCTTTTTTCCATCTAAAAATGGCAAAGTTGGTAGAATGGATCGATTCAAAAATTGTATATATCCAAAATTTTCGTAACTATTCTCATGCTTTTCATAACGCCTTTTCTCAGTTTCTTGATCTAGATGGTAGAATGAAGATACGAAAATTAATTCACATTTATCACAATGGTAGTATTCCCTATTTATAGGTTGTCTTGAATACAGTTCAATTCCGTTCGTATTGTAACAAAGTGGACATTTAACTTTGCTTGGATTTTGATTCACTCGCTATAATCTGGTTCCTTATACAAAAACTGAATGGATCCAATTTGAAATTGATGAACAAAATCTTCATCCAATAAGGAATTGGTAATTGCAATTTTCATTGGAATACTTTTCCCATCAACCAAAGTATAATTTTCGTAGTGAATTACACCTCTATAAGAATCAAAAACATCTCTGTAAGTAAACTGAATAAATTCAATCGCTCCAGTATCCTTTCTGGTATAGGAAATATATTGATCATGGTTTTCCGAAATTTCAAAACTTCCATTGGTCGCAAATATTTCGTGATAAAAATGATCTCCAAGTCCAATCTCCCCTAAGTAAGCAAGACTTTCATATTTATGCAACATAGTTGGTAGCAAGAGATATAGGCGTAGAGATTCCAAATATACTTTTACTTCAGAATCTTTTATAAATACCTTACCGGAAGCATCTTCAATAACAAAAGGCTCCCCATTCTCTAAACCATATATTTTACCTCTTTGACTTCCATCCGTGAAGGTAATATCCATATTTGTATTGTTAAGCGATAACCTAACCTTCATAGCTTGTACAGGTTCAGGAACAGGAGTAAAGAATCTAACAAGAGACGAATTCCAGTAGTCTACCATGTAGAATTCAAGTGCTTCAACTTTTGACCATTTTAATGGAGAAAGAGAAGGATCAATCGGATCGGATAATAGATCTCTTGCTTTCTTTTGAATATCTGCTGGAACATCACCATTTATTAGCAGATCCGTCCTCAGATCAGCTATCGCACAGGAAATTTGAAGAAAAGTAATAAATAAAAATAAAGGCAATCGACCCATGTTTCCAAGTTTAATCTCTAAGATTAGTAATGGTCAACTGGTTTCCTCAAATGGAATTGGTTTTTTATTATTTTCTGCTAAAAAAAATTCCTGACCTTTTTTCAAAGGTCAGGAGTGGTTTGGATCCAAAGGCATCTTCAGATTCAAAACCAATCAAAGTCAAATCATTAGCATTAGAGTGAAGTGTTGGGAAATACTGTATTTTCTTTTACAGAGCCAACTTCTTCGAACAATTTAGCAGAGTTTTGCAATGCTGCCCTATTTTCCGTAAGCTTACCTTCTCCGCAGACAGCGATCTGAGCCGCAGTAATTGTGGTGCCGGTAGCCGTTGATAATCCTGACGCAAGAAGAGCCTTCGGAAAAGCACGAGTTGCCTCTGATCCTCCGTATACACATACAGATAGTAATTGTGTCTCACCACCATTTCCAGACGTTACTTGAAGATCCGGTAGTTTTCCACCACCTAGCGCAACTGAGATCGGAAACTTGGATCTGAGAGTTCGATTGCAAGCGATCGCATCTGTAGATGAACCACCACTTGCACTTATCTGTCCTGCATATAGGGAAGCCGCAGTTCCCGACGGACTAAGTGCATAGGAAATTTCTCTAGCCGAAGTTAGTTCCGATTGACTGTCATTTGGTAGTTCAACTGAAATTCCTCTATTCATGCCAAGTTGTTCACAATTATCCACGGGTGTTGCACTGAGATTGATGCCTGCCGCATACGATTCTGCAGAAAGAACAAATTTTTGATTGTTCTTATTGATCGGCATCAAAGCACCAAAACCTAGACCGACTAGTGATCCGAATTTTGGATAAGCTTTTTCCGGAAGTATACTTATCGTTCTATCAATGGAAGTTGTAACTGGGTTGGGGTTTGGTTGGTTGTAGACTCCAGTAACCAGAGAAACTGGGACTGTATTTGGAAGACCTTTAAAGGCCGCTGCTTGTACATTTGGTAAAAGTTTTACTCCTGGCTTGCGACAAGCAGGTTCGTTGGCTATGACAGCAACCGAATCAGATTGGCTTTTTATATCAGCTTCACGATTAGCTGTTGTTAAACCAGCAATGCTACAATTGGCTCTTGGGATCTTGGCACAAGCTAGAGTTCCTGTTCCATCTGTTCTATCAACAACACCAAACGATGCAGCAAGTGTCGTGGTTATGGCTGCACAATTTGTTACATAATTCACAAATGAATTACAGCTCACTGGGTTTCCGCTCGCTGCAATTAATGAAACCACTGTTGCTCCTGCTCCCGTTGGAAAAGCAGCTGCGGCACCGGCATTATCACTCACAGCTAAGTGTCCAATGAAAAGAAAGTAGTCTCGAAAAGTTTTTGTCCATACAAGGGCGGCATTTCTTTTGGCATCTGTCCAAGTATCGCCACCTGTTCCAAAGAATGCATCGTATTTTAGGTTGTAAGGAACATCAGAATAGCTAGCAAAGCCTTGTGCTGAAATTGATGAACCAGTAACCGCCTCGTATTGCGTCTGTCCAAATGTGTCAATTCCACCATTGAAGGTAGCATTGGTATAGACTCCCGATGCGGTCCCAGCTTGGGTAACTGCAGTTTGAACAATGGCTCCGTATCTAAGTCCTGCATGATTGATAGAAATTGCACAGCTACCTGATGCAAGTCCTCTAATTTGTGAAGCAACTAAGCCCGCAAGTAATGCATCATCTTCAACTTTTTCTGGATGACAATTGATTGCAAGAGTTGCTAACGCTGATACTGCGATTGTTTTAATAATATATGATTTAAAGTTCATTAGTCGTAATTCCTCCTATATGAAATTAGATTTCGATTTTGTAACCGACGCGATAAGTCTGACCGCCAATAACAACTGGATAAGCAGGATATGGAGACAAAGCGGCAGCTCCACCGGCAGATTTTGTTCCAGCGCTTCCCAAGGCAGCAGATAATATGGTTTCCAGTTCGAAGAAAAGATGACCACTATTTGTAACTTGAGTCTGTGCACCTACAATCCAGTTAAGTCCGAATCCATTGACATTGAATTTTGCATTTTCGTTTATGATTGAAGGGGAAGGTGCATCACTCAAAAATGATCCGCCAGGTCCTGCAATGCCAGGGAAAGCAGCAGCCAATGTATCACCATCGACTGTACCTGAGACTGACCATCCACCTCGGAAGTAGTTCACGCCAGCTCCAACATAAAATGCCGTATCTTTCTTTTCGTTATACAGTTTGATTCCGATATAGGCAGGAATTGTCCAAGCTTTGTAGTCCCATTCTTGTTCCAGCCATCTATAACCTGCAACAGTCGAGGTTGTATAACCTCCTGCAACTTTTTGCGTATAGTTTACATTGATTCTCCAGAATAAGCTTTCTATATTGAATAGACCTTCTGATTCATAACCAACATTTAGATTGAGACCAACCATTGCCCCGTTAGTCTTTACACCTATTGCTCCTAAGCTTGTATCGTTGAGAGCTACTAGTGTATTCTCAGAATAAATCGCCTTCTGTGTTCCACCTGCGATGTCTCCATTAGCAGATCTTACAGGTCTTGCGGAATCCAATCCATCCTTCGTGATAGTTCCACCAAGTTGACCCAAATCTAATTGTGTTCCAATACCAAACATCAGGTATGAACGTGGACCCTTTTTAGCATCCTCTGCAGAAATTGCTGTAACTAGCAAAACGCAAATCGCCAAAAAGATGTTAGTAATCTTTTTAAACATTCAATGTCTCCTCAAGAGTAATCTTTTTGTTATTCGAGAAATCAAAATCGCAGCCTATGATTTCTCTAGGCTTTTAGTCATAACAAATATTATATTAAAATGTCAAATAAAAAACATTTTAACCGCAAAATAACTGCTTTGTGCCACGTACAATCAAGAGTTATATGATATCATTGCACAACTGATCATAGTTTTTGCGATGCGAACGAAAAAATGATCCAATAGGTTGATATCTGATCCTAAAAAGTATGCATGTATAGCATCGAGAAGACGGTAAGTTGCGTTAGATGAATTAAAAAAAGGCTACGACAAATGATTCCATTCATCGTAGCAAAGATCACACTCGTCACAATTGATATTTCAATAGTCAATTGTCAAGCAAAATCTCTGCTAGGTGGTATATAAAATAAAAAAAATGCCTCCCTGATTAGGAGGCAAGTTTGATTGGAGGATGAATAAAATTAGAGCAGGTTTTTATTCCATAGAAATTATTTCTATTGGTCCAAGAATTCCTGTGGACATGAGTTGAACATTTCTTCTCGAAAACTGAGAATAATGAGGATCACCAGATTTTCCTTTACCAATCTTTGAATTGTAAAGAGGACTAAATGCTTTAATTTGAATTCTATTCTTACCCACTTTCAAAAAATCTGTAATATCGATATTATATGGTGGAACGAAGTAAAATCCCACCTGTTTATCATTAACGGACAGCTCAAGTGAGTGGAAAAATCCAGAAATTTTTATAAATTTCTTTAGGAGATCATTATTCTGAAGATTAAATATAGCAGAATAATCGCCAACGCTACTGTATTTTGTTTCATTCCTCTCGGACCAATCGAAAAGTTCCGATCGCAAGAAATTTTTTCCTTCAATATTTATATCCCAAACTTGAATAGTTTCTGATCTCAATTGAGTCAATGAGTTAACATAATTAGGATATGTTTTGTTTTCTAATTTATTCTTAGAGAAAAGTATGAACCTTGATCCATAACCTTCGATTGAGATTCCTTCTTGTAGTTGAGTCAATGTTAACTTTCGAATCGTTCCATCCAGAACATTTAGGAGAAAAATTGCTTGTATTCTTTCATCATAGTTTACTCTTAATTTGGATTCATTTTTTGATTTATTCGCATAGAAGCTAAGCACTGATCCATCTTGCATCAGGCGCTTAGATGATTGAATATTTGGGCTACTTGCTACAAATGATCCAATTTTATCAGAACCTTTAATGATAAGATCTTTAATACTCAGATTTTTTAATAGCCTTACTTCACCATTAGAAATTGCTGTATTCAATAAATTTTGAATCTTTTTGTCATTAATAACGTAATTAAGGTAACCAGGTTGCTTGGTCGGTATTTTATCCAGAAAAATAATTCTCGCTCCGCTTTTTCCTAGATTTACTAGTTTTTCTGCAACTTCAATAGGGATATGTGGCACGTCTGCTACAATGATCTGCGATACCTTGTTTCCCCGAATTTCAATTTCACCACCTATGAATTTAGCTTCAAGAATTGAATCATTGTTTACCCATGACCATTCTATTCCTTGATCATGGAATACTTGTAAATGTTTGTATATAAGATGAAGCCATTTACTGCTTTCTGAAGTTTTGCTTGAATCACTTATGAAAGGAATCCCTGGAGGCAATTCAATTGTTTCCGGCTCTAAATTATCCAGATAACCTCCTCGCAAATGTTCATTGGGATCAGAAACCCCTTGTTGATAGCCAATTCCTAAAAAAGGAAAATATACCAATGTAGATTTTTTAGGTTTTCCAGATTGAAGTGCATACTGAACTCTTTTAACATATTTATTAATATGAGTCATGGCATTCCAAATTTGATTTGTTTTACGATAGTCAAATGAAAAACCAAACATAGGTGAATAAGGTGAAGACCAGGGAAACCAACCTTCCTCACCAAAATCTTCGTTTTGATACAAATATGCTGATCCATGATAGATTGTATGGTTTATTCCATTTGCAAAGGCTTTGTCAAGTGCAACTTTTACTTTCAGGGGACTACTCATATAATCTCTACCTATAAAAACAATCGATTCACAACTTGTAAGAGGTTTATTATATAAAAATGAACCCGACGATACCAGCTTTAAGAAGGAATATGAGAATTCTCCATATAGATGCTCTGCTTCAGGTATATCAATATATTTGGCGGCTTTCATTGTATCCATAGGAAGACCGTAGCCTTGAGAGCGGTGCACTAAACCACGTTTGCTCATCCATTCTTTACTTGTTTTTAAAAATCTCTCTTCTAATAATTCAGAGATAGTTAAATCGTAGTCATAAACAATTCTAGAATCTTCCTGATCAAAAATAAATTCAGGTTTACTTTGAATAGCCAGGATATGGCCATAGCCATGGTTGTATGCTGGAATTATATTCGCTGGTAAGAAAGGACGTATATCATATCCTCTTTTTGTTTCAAAAATATTAAAAAAATCCTTAGAGAAATGTCTCTCAACAATAAACTCATAACTATCGTTAAAGATTCCACGAAATGTATTTCCATAAAAACTCTTAAGTCCTGTTCGATCTCCAAATAAATACGAATAATTATTTTTTACTTTATCACTATCGAAATGATCAACCACGTAGCTAGTTTCTTCAGTAGGAATTAAAACAGGCGACTCATCCGCAGGTAATGACCAAAAACCTATAACAATCCAATTTCCTTCTGGTGCTTCCCATTGCAGGATGTTTGATTCATGACTTATAAAATTATCCAAAATTATATGGGATTTTTGATTCAATTGAATTTGATCATTCAATTGTAAAAGAAATGTGGTTCGATCATTCTTCTCAATTTTGTAAGCAACAACAGTTTCAAGTTTTAAATGATTTAAGTAAATTTTTCCCCCTTTTAGAAAATTATCACCTGTGGCCATTTGAATAATTCCGGGCAGGTAAGAGGTAAAAGGAGGATTGGGATGTTCGATTTTTAATTGAATTTTCTTTCCACCACTGACAATAACCTCGCTATGCAATAGAGTTAGGAGATTATCGTCCAAAGTCAAGTGTCTACCTCCGGTAGGCCAACCACCCGTTGAATTCAGATCCACCTTCATGTCTTTTTTCTTAGCTTCATTCATAACTATTTTTAGATTATCATAATAGGATTCTGTATCCCAACTATAAACTCGATTTCGATGGACTTCATTCATTTTTGGATTTAAACCCATGATAAAAGGTTGTATCTCCACGCCAGCAATACCCACTTCGCTAAATTCTTGAATTTCTTTTTTTAGCTGGGACGGGGTTACATCATTACCTGGCCACCACCAACGAGCGAATGGACCAAATCGGAAATCTGGATTTGTGAAGTCCTTCAATTCGAAATTATATTTGGTGAATTCTTTTAATTTAATTTCTTTTATTAAGTCTGCATGATTATTGTCGAAGGGCGATGATACTAATTTAGAATTTGAAACTCTTCCATCATCATGCTGAATGATCGTATCTCTAATCTTTAATAATACTATTTGCAACGTAATGCATGCAAAAATGCAAATCGCAAATAGTATACTTAATGGAATAATAATATACTTTTTTTTCTTAAACATCATGTAAACTTCCTTTATTTATTTTCCTCAAAATTTATATCTTCTATCAATCTTTCTGTTAAATTATATGCCCCACCCCACAGCGCAGAGAGTTCGTCTAGTTTCGAGAACCTTATATGAATTTCTTTTGGAAATTCAGAATAAAATACACTTTGTATTCTATTTCTTAATCTTTTCAGAAATAAATCTCCAGCTTCTGTATAAATTCCATAGATGAAAATTGCGTCTGGATCAATTGTAACAATTAAGTTTGAAATCGCTCGAGAAAACCATTCAACAATTTCTTCCATTACTTTCACAGCCAACTGATCATTTGAATTCCAAGCTTCAAATAACTTCTGTATTGTGATTGATTTTAGTTCTAAATTCGAGAGGATTGAACTTGGAAATTGATTTTTTAAAGTGACTATCTTCTCAATAACTCTTGGAATTAGAAGAAGAGACTCAAAGCATCCTACTCCGCCACAAGCACAAGAAAAATTGACATTCGGCTCAATAATCATATGACCTATTTCACCAGAAAAGAAATGTGATCCTCGCTTTAATTTTCCTTCTGAGATTATCCCGGATCCCAAGCCTTCACCTGCGCCGAAAAGAACAAAATTTTTTTCTTTTTCTAAACAATCTTTCTTTTTTGATGCTTGAGCTATGAATCTGAATTCATTGTCTACAATAACATCGCAGTTTATATTGAGTTTTTTTGTAATTTCTGATATAACATTTATATTCTTCCCCCAATCAGGACGCCAGGGATTCAATATCCAAATCCCTAGCGAATGGTTGACTAATCCTGGTAAGGCTACGGAAATCCTTTTAATATTCTTTTTATCAATTTTATTATCCAGAATAATTTTATCTGTAAGATCAATTACGATATCCCAGATAGTTTTTAAACTATCAGAATAAGAGTAATTCTTTTTTAATGAACCTAAAAGAATCGGGCGAACACTGAAAATTCCCACATTAATCTTGGAGCTAGAAATATGTATCGTCAGGAAGTATTCTCTGCTATCATTAATCTGATAAATTTCTGGAGGTTTTCCTCCTTCCTCGCTTGAATCTCCATGACCGATACTTACAATTAATTTTTGAGATTTAAGAAACAATAAGCACTTGTGAATTGTTGTATGACTCAATCCAGATTTAATTGATAGCTCAGAAACAGACAAAAACTTCTCATTCCAAAGCTCCATAAGAATTGTTAATCGATTGGACCTTTTTATATGTTCTGGTCTATGTCCTTTAATTATTTTCGTTCTCATAATAAATATCTATTTCCTGACAAAAAAGAATCCTCTGAATTGTATCTTGGTTTTGTAGTTCATATTTTCAAATAACCAGTATTTAAACTTTGTTTCAAAACTAGAGACTAATTTTATATCCTATTCTATAAGTATCTCCACCAACTAATACTGGAAATGCGGGATAAGGAGAAAGTGCAAAAGTACCACCAATTGATTTTGTATAGGCTTTACCCATATTAGCGGCTAAAATTGTCTCCATTTCAAAGAATAAAAATCCTCGGCTTGAAATTTGAGTTTGAATTCCAACTAGCCAATTGAACCCGAAACCATTTACTAAAAATTTAGCATTTTCATAAATGATGGATGGTGATGGTGCATCATTCAAAAACTGACCACCCGGACCAACTAATCCTGGGAATGCAAGAGCGATAGTATCACCATCAATCGTTCCAGAAAATGTCCATCCACCTCTGAAATAATTCATTCCAAATCCTGCATATAGACCGCTTGATTTATTCTTATTATAAATTTTATATCCTAAATATCCTGGAATTGTCACCGCAGTATAATCCCATTCCTGCTCAAGCCATTTGTAACCTGCAACGGTGGATGAGGTATAACCTCCTGATATTTTTTTTGTGTAGTTAATATTCATTCGAGCAAACAGCATTTCCAATCCAAATATTCCTTCCACTTCATATCCCAAATTAAGATTGAGTCCATTCATTTGGCCGTTCGCATTAACTCCAACAAATCCGAGAGTAGTATCATTCAAAGACTGCAAGGATCTTTCTGAATATATTGCTGTCTGAGGTTTGAGAGATCCAGTCCCTTCAGAATTAGGAACATAAACAGCAGATTCTAATCCTCCAGTCGTGATGAGAGGACCAATTCCTCCGAGGTCAGACTGATAGCCTATACCAAACATTAAAAAGTAGCGCGAGCCACTTCTTGTTTCGTCTGCAAGTACAA of Leptospira sp. GIMC2001 contains these proteins:
- a CDS encoding glycosyl hydrolase, producing the protein MMFKKKKYIIIPLSILFAICIFACITLQIVLLKIRDTIIQHDDGRVSNSKLVSSPFDNNHADLIKEIKLKEFTKYNFELKDFTNPDFRFGPFARWWWPGNDVTPSQLKKEIQEFSEVGIAGVEIQPFIMGLNPKMNEVHRNRVYSWDTESYYDNLKIVMNEAKKKDMKVDLNSTGGWPTGGRHLTLDDNLLTLLHSEVIVSGGKKIQLKIEHPNPPFTSYLPGIIQMATGDNFLKGGKIYLNHLKLETVVAYKIEKNDRTTFLLQLNDQIQLNQKSHIILDNFISHESNILQWEAPEGNWIVIGFWSLPADESPVLIPTEETSYVVDHFDSDKVKNNYSYLFGDRTGLKSFYGNTFRGIFNDSYEFIVERHFSKDFFNIFETKRGYDIRPFLPANIIPAYNHGYGHILAIQSKPEFIFDQEDSRIVYDYDLTISELLEERFLKTSKEWMSKRGLVHRSQGYGLPMDTMKAAKYIDIPEAEHLYGEFSYSFLKLVSSGSFLYNKPLTSCESIVFIGRDYMSSPLKVKVALDKAFANGINHTIYHGSAYLYQNEDFGEEGWFPWSSPYSPMFGFSFDYRKTNQIWNAMTHINKYVKRVQYALQSGKPKKSTLVYFPFLGIGYQQGVSDPNEHLRGGYLDNLEPETIELPPGIPFISDSSKTSESSKWLHLIYKHLQVFHDQGIEWSWVNNDSILEAKFIGGEIEIRGNKVSQIIVADVPHIPIEVAEKLVNLGKSGARIIFLDKIPTKQPGYLNYVINDKKIQNLLNTAISNGEVRLLKNLSIKDLIIKGSDKIGSFVASSPNIQSSKRLMQDGSVLSFYANKSKNESKLRVNYDERIQAIFLLNVLDGTIRKLTLTQLQEGISIEGYGSRFILFSKNKLENKTYPNYVNSLTQLRSETIQVWDINIEGKNFLRSELFDWSERNETKYSSVGDYSAIFNLQNNDLLKKFIKISGFFHSLELSVNDKQVGFYFVPPYNIDITDFLKVGKNRIQIKAFSPLYNSKIGKGKSGDPHYSQFSRRNVQLMSTGILGPIEIISME
- a CDS encoding ROK family protein; translation: MRTKIIKGHRPEHIKRSNRLTILMELWNEKFLSVSELSIKSGLSHTTIHKCLLFLKSQKLIVSIGHGDSSEEGGKPPEIYQINDSREYFLTIHISSSKINVGIFSVRPILLGSLKKNYSYSDSLKTIWDIVIDLTDKIILDNKIDKKNIKRISVALPGLVNHSLGIWILNPWRPDWGKNINVISEITKKLNINCDVIVDNEFRFIAQASKKKDCLEKEKNFVLFGAGEGLGSGIISEGKLKRGSHFFSGEIGHMIIEPNVNFSCACGGVGCFESLLLIPRVIEKIVTLKNQFPSSILSNLELKSITIQKLFEAWNSNDQLAVKVMEEIVEWFSRAISNLIVTIDPDAIFIYGIYTEAGDLFLKRLRNRIQSVFYSEFPKEIHIRFSKLDELSALWGGAYNLTERLIEDINFEENK
- a CDS encoding porin OmpL1, producing the protein MFKRLVLLYFILMGPIVLADETRSGSRYFLMFGIGYQSDLGGIGPLITTGGLESAVYVPNSEGTGSLKPQTAIYSERSLQSLNDTTLGFVGVNANGQMNGLNLNLGYEVEGIFGLEMLFARMNINYTKKISGGYTSSTVAGYKWLEQEWDYTAVTIPGYLGYKIYNKNKSSGLYAGFGMNYFRGGWTFSGTIDGDTIALAFPGLVGPGGQFLNDAPSPSIIYENAKFLVNGFGFNWLVGIQTQISSRGFLFFEMETILAANMGKAYTKSIGGTFALSPYPAFPVLVGGDTYRIGYKISL